From the genome of Polyodon spathula isolate WHYD16114869_AA unplaced genomic scaffold, ASM1765450v1 scaffolds_101, whole genome shotgun sequence:
CGAGTTCAGGAGCCTCTCTCCTCCTGTGGTTGCCTCCCGCAGACGTCTGCAATGCAGGCTACGTCCCCCAGCGTGTCTGTGCCAGTGCACAGCAGAGTGTTGGCAGGGAAACAAAAGGACACTTGTTTCCAAAGGGGCAGATCGCTGGCTGGTGCAGTCTGTTACTTCTGTAAAGACAGTGTGGCGGGTGCAGCCTGCATTGCACCAATCCAGCTGACTGATCTTACGCTGCCACACTTTTAGCAGACACTGCTGGCCTCCCTGtaggattgcatttggctatagaAACCTCTCCAGTGCTGTGAGATTGTTAAGAGATTATGAGGACCCTTTGTATGTGCCCGCACTAGCTCAGCTCATATTCTGTgctgtctccctccctctccccctctctccagaGCTGGCTGTACCTGAAGGGCTCCTATCTCAAGTGCAGCCGTAACATGGAGGTTGCCTTCATGGTGTGCTCCATTAACCCTTCCATTGACCTGCACACCGACAGCACAGAGCTGCTCCAGCTGCAGCAGGTGAGAGCCCCGGAGCAGAGTGCACTGCCAAGCCTGCAGTGCTGGGAGCTCAATCCCACTCACACGCTTCCATTCCCTATATACACTGCCAGTCACACGCTTCCATTCCCTGTATACACTGCCAGTCACACGCTTCCATTCCCTATAGACACTGCCAGTCACACGCTTCCATTCCCTATATACACTGCCAGTCACACGCTTCCATTCCCTATATACACTGCCAGTCACACGCTTCCATTCCCTATAGACGCTGCCAGTCACACGCTTCCATTCCCTATAGACACTGCCAGTCACACGCTTCCATTCCCTATAGACGCTGCCAGTCACACGCTTCCATTCCCTATATACACTGCCAGTCACACGCTTCCATTCCCTATATACACTGCCAGTCACACGCTTCCATTCCCTGTATACACTGCCAGTCACACGCTTCCATTCCCTATAGACACTGCCAGTCACACGCTTCCATTCCCTATAGACGCTGCCAGTCACACGCTTCCATTCCCTATATACACTGCCAGTCACACGCTTCCATTCCCTATATACACTGCCAGTCACATGCTTCCATTCCCTGTAGACGCTGCCAGTCACACGTCTTCCATTTTAGGATGACACTGCCAGTCACACGCTTCCATTCCCTAATAGGACGCTGCCAGTCACAcgcttcctctctctctctctctactctccaGTAGACACGCTTCCATTCGTGGAGATCTTGAGAAGTAAGTGCCCGGATCATGACCCCAATCGCTGGGTCTCTCTGATTCTgcgattgcacagcagtttcacccgctgctggttttactatgagcttgattagccacagcgtgtAGGTAACAgtctcaggtgtgtcttattaaaccaggaatagatcaagcTGCAATGCAACGGGAGTCATACTGCCACCCCTGCTACTATGCTGACAAGTCGTTCTGATCTCTCGTCTAGTGCAGGTCTGCGTGTTAGTCATTGAAAGCTGGACACAGAAAAGCTTTGTGTTTGAAACGTTTGTCGTGgggctttttgtttctttgcatgtCTGAATTCAGCAGTAACGAGTGTTGAATGGTTATGGATGGGATAGTGCAGGGGTGTGCAAAGCACTCCAGGGTTAACAGGTAAAACAGtgtaatgaactacttcagggtctggatggaggtttagttggttcagttaaacaattgaCTGTGACACCCACACtcgtactgtgtgtgtgtgtgtgtgtgtgtgtgtgtgtgtcacagcatCACTcttatccagtgtgtgtgtgagtctctgcccctcttatccagtgtgtgtgtgagtctctgcccctcttatccagtgtgtgtgtgagtctctgcccctcttatccagtgtgtgtgtgagtctctgcccctcttatccagtgtgtgtgtgagtctctgcccctcttatccagtgtgtgtgttgctgcgtGCGCCACTcttatccagtgtgtgtgtgagtctctgcccctcttatccagtgtgtgtgtgagtctctgcccctcttatccagtgtgtgtgtgatctctcctcttatccagtgtgtgtgtgagtctctgcccctcttatccagtgtgtgtgtgagtctctgcccctcttatgtgtgtgtgtgtttgtctctgcccctcttattgtgtgtgtgagtctctgcccctcttatccagtgtgtgtgtgagtctctgcccctcttatccagtgtgtgtgtgagtctctgcccctcttatccagtgtgtgtgtgagtctcaggtatccagtgtgtgtgtaatgaacTACTTTAGGGTCTCTGTGAGTCTCTGCCCCTcttatccagtgtgtgtgtgtcactgcatcactcttattcagtgtgtgtgtgagtctctgctcCTCTTATCCAGTCCAGTGTGTGTGTCGCTGCGTCACTcttatccagtgtgtgtgtgagtctctgctactcttatccagtgtgtgtgtgagtctctgcccctcttatccagtgtgtgtgtgagtctctgcccctcttatccagtgtgtgtgttgctgcgtCACTcttatccagtgtgtgtgtgagtctctgcccctcttatccagtgtgtgtgttgctgcgtCACTcttatccagtgtgtgtgtgagtctctgcccctcttatccagtgtgtgtgtgagtctctgcccctcttatccagtgtgtgtgtgagtctctgcccctcttatccagtgtgtgtgtgagtctctgcccctcttatccagtgtgtgtgtgagtctctgcccctcttatccagtgtgtgtgttgctgcgtCACTcttatccagtgtgtgtgtgagtctctgcccctctcttatctagtgtgtgtgtgagtctctgcccctcttatccagtgtgtgtgtgtgtgtttctgcccCTCTTATCCAGCGTGTGTGTTGCAGGTACCCGATGGCTTTGGGCTCCCTCGCTGACCTGGAAGATTTGGATCCTATTCCTGGGAGAGCCAGCCCACTGTCCATCCTCGAGAAGGTAAGTATTATTACCTAATCCTTTCGACAGACCGGGGGTCGATTTCCAGTTGTGAAATTTGTAATCCATTGCAATTCCAGCATCCTTGTAGTTGAACCTCGGCACACCTGTGTCATTGTAATTGTGATTAGACCAGAGCATTGATCAGGCACAGTTTAGTTGTGCATGTGTTTGTCATACCAAACTTGGTATTGTTTCAGGGTTTCACAGTTTAATGTGATTCACTGCATATCAGGatcgatctctctctctttctctctctctctctctcaggcgaTCTACTCTGCAAAGCAGTTCTACAACAATGAGCACATCTACCCCTACATGTTCCTGGCTGGGTATCACTACCGGCACGGAGAGGTGCGTGACGCACTGGGGGCCTGGGCGGAGGCAGCCATGGTCATGCAGGAGTGAGTACTGTCCACTCGATTCCATCTAACATCGACTCCCTTTAAACTAGTAccctatctctctgtctgtctgtctatctatctatttatctatctatctacctgtgtatctgtctctatctctctatctatctatctctctatctctaactatttaaagttaaaaatgaataatttattttaaaaaaacaaaacctagacTGTATCAGATCATCATTACAAAGCCATCTCTTCCAGAAGCGCCTCAAGCCTGacttgtattgtactgtattgtattgtattgtattgtattgtactgtattgtattgtattgtactgtattgcattgtattgtactgtattgcagctACAATTACTTCCGGGAAGATGAAGAAATCTACAAGGAGTTCTTCGACGTTGCCAATGATGTCATCCCCACCCTGCTGAAAGAGACGGCGAGCGTGGCCGAGAGCACAGAGGAGCGCACAGGGGCACAGGTACAGATACAGGACTCCCTGGCACAGAGGAGCACACAGGGGCACAGGTACAGGGCTCCCTGGCACAGAGGAGCACACAGGGGCACAGGTACAGATACAGGGCTCCCTGGCACAGAGGAGTGCACAGGGGCACAGGCACAGATACAGGGCTCCCTGGCACAGAGGAGCGCACAGGGGCACAGGCACAGATACAGGGCTCCCTGGCACAGAGGAGCGCACAGGGGCACAGGCACAGATACAGGGCTCCCTGGCACAGAGGAGCGCACAGGGGCACAGGTACAGATACAGGGCTCCCTGGCACAGAGGAGCGCACAGGGGCACAGGCACAGATACAGGGCTCCCTGGCACAGAGGAGCGCACAGGGGCACAGGTACAGATACAGGGCTGCCTGGCACAGAGGAGCACACAGGGGCACAGGCACAGATACAGGGCTCCCTGGCACAGAGGAGCACACAGGGGCACAGGCACAGATACAGGGCTCCCTGGCACAGAGGAGCGCACAGGGGCACAGGCACAGATACAGGGCTCCCTGGCACGCACGCAGCTTTACAAAAAGAGGCACGCAGCTTTACAAAAAGAGgtaattggggaaaaaaaaacaaaaacaaaaccacatgaACATCATTGAGGTGTTTTATTAGCTGTGtgccgtctctctctctcctctctcaggactCCCAGCTGCAGTCGGCAGCCCTCTCCGCTCTGCAGGACCCAGAGTGTTTTGCTCACCTGCTGCGCTTCTACGATGGGATCTGTAAGTGGGAGGAGGGCAGCCCCACCCCAGTGCTGCATGTGGGCTGGGCCACTTACCTGGTGCAGTCTTTGAGTCGCTTCGATGGACAGGTAACTTCACACTTCATCCACAGCTCTGCCATCGCCCTTACAGAATGGATTGACTGTGCTTCATacagtcgagtgaaacctgctgaataatgttacgctaacatgttgaattgcacaccgctttgtggTTAGGACTTAATAAAAacggacaaattgaaaaaaacagaaatagagaTATTATAATAGAAAATGTGTTCAGCCTGTAATCCTTTAAGAAGCGATTACCTACTAGTCTTGAGGACCTCTTTGGATCTTGCTGTATTTTTTCGTAGAAACCAGGCAGGTCTCAGAGTGCAGGACCTCTGTATTGATGAGATGTTGAAGCTTGAGGACTCCTGTGATCCTCTTCATTGTATCAACAAGTTTCCATGTGTTCTGAAATCTCTCTCTGCAGGTGCGCCAAAAAGTGTCAATCATCACCAAGGAGGCGGACCCGCAAGACGACGACGACCAATCGAGCGAGGACCTGCGTGAGGGGCGGAGACGAGGGCCTCGGCGCGAATCCAAACCCGAGGAGCCTCCGCTGGCCCTGCCCAAGAAGCCGGGTCCTGAGAGGAGCTCCGAGCTGCTGCAGAGGCGCCGCTCTGTCCCGGGGCTCCGGGGCAGCGAGAGGGAGGGGACGTCCCAGGCAGGGTCCCCCAGCCCAGCCTCTCCgcttccccctccccctccccccgggCCCGTCGTCTCTTTCCACAGCGAGAAGATGAAGGGGATGAAAGAGCTGCTCGCTGCCGTCAAGATCAACTCGAGCGCCATCAAGCTGCAGCTCACTGCCCAGTCCCAGGTGCAGATGAAGAGGCAGAAACCGGCCCCGTCTGGAGACTACACCCTGTCCTTCATGAAACGCCAGCGCAAGTCCCTGTGAGACGCCTcgctgcgctctctctctctctctacccctaCACTCTCCACTCTAGCACCCTGTCCTTCATGAAACGCCAGCGCAAGTCCCTGTGAGACGCCTcgctgcgctctctctctctctctacccctaCACTCTCCACTCTAGCACCCTGTCCTTCATGAAACGTCAGCGCAAGTCCCTGTCCCTGTGAGACGCCTtgctgcgctctctctctctctctacccctaCACTCTCCACTCTAGCACCCTGTCCTTCATGAAACGCCAGCGCAAGTCCCTGTGAGACGCCTcgctgcgctctctctctctctacccctaCACTCTCCACTCTAGCACCCTGTCCTTCATGAAACGCCAGCGCAAGTCCCTGTGAGACGCCTcgctgcgctctctctctctctacccctaCACTCTCCACTCTAGCACCCTGTCCTTCATGAAACGCCAGCGCAAGTCCCTGTGAGACGCCTcgctgcgctctctctctctctctacccctaCACTCTCCACTCTAGCACCCTGTCCTTCATGAAACGCCAGCGCAAGTCCCTGTGAGACGCCTcgctgcgctctctctctctctctgcccctaCTCTCTCCACTCCAGCACCCTGTCCTTCATGAAACGCCCCCTCAAGACTCCGCCCTGCTTCATATTGGTCcttaatgggttttttttattgcctATCCATAGACGCAGCTGTGTGAATTGAATATGCAGTGGTTAGTCTGTCAATGAGCCCCACGCCCTCCCTCGGTACAGTGTCAGTGTTACCGCTCGGATGCACATTTCTGTCCACTTCTTTCAGTTTGAGTTAGCTGGGAAAACAAGTGTCAAACTTGTACCATGTTACAAATAGGTAACGTTTTCAAACCAGTCCTTTATAATTGATGTTATATGAACAAGCACGTCATTTTTTTAACCCCAGCACTAGTCTGTATAGTGTGTGATTACAAGGATCAGTGCGTTTAACTGTGTGCCTGTATACGCCTGCCTAAGTAGATATCAAAGTAATAATCAATTGTGTTCTTCCATTCGCTATATACTGcaggtctcaagtgtgcagttttgaaagaaacacatgttgtaaaTAGGTATTTCTATTGCAAAACAGGATATCTGGATATTGGAGACCTAGAGAGTGAAATTAGCCCctccccttcaatggcttctttcctgtcaataactgCTTCCtgtattgactgacatgctttcagccagtaatatgctttgacccagaagacacttcCTGTGAAAGGGCAGAGCAAATTGAAAGTTCCTTGAACCTGAAGAGGTAAGAGGCGCCccgtttcaaaatgaaaattacaaGTTTGCAAAAAGATGGTTCAAAACTGGGCCCTGGAGACCTCCTGTATACAGCCAATGGAGGTGCAAGACATGTGAGGTCATGGGGTCAGTCACACTGGAATTGTGTCATTTGTATCGCCAGTGTAATTGTATTTAACCTTAACACGCCTGTCGAATTGTAATTATGTAATCGATCAATTCCAGTTGAATCACACACCTCTGGAAGCTGAATCATTCGCAGTTACATCTTTTACACTGAGCGAACATTCTCCTTGTATTTTCAACCGCTTTTGATAAAATGTCTGATAAAACGGTGTatagtgtgtttctgtatgtgtacCTGTGATCACTGCTTGCTAGAATAAACAGTAGTGTTAATGTGTGGCGCTATTCACGTGACTTTTTTGTAGTGTAATTGCAAAGCTggctggtccagtggttaaagaaaggggcttataGAGGCTCTGGGTTccatcccagctcagccactgactcgctgtgtgtgaccctcagcaagccacttaacctggAGGAGGCGCAAagcaagcgaggtcctattggaagtgactgtgctgcagcagcagtagtTGATGCGTGGTTCAGCCCCAAGTCTTTGGAtcaaagcgtctgctaaatgacctaGTGATTATAAGAGGAGCCCAGGTCTGTGTCGGACCCCGTCCCTCTGCTGTTCGTCTGAGGCTGGCTGTGCTGGAGTGTCCTGCACCCTGATCCACAGTGTAATCGAGTAATGGATTTGATAAGATTGTTCAGAAGCATGGGACTCTTATCTCTTGAGATGTAAACTAATTAAATTACCTTCAAGTGTCAgtagggatttttaaaaaaaatatttttgatagcattttccttttttttgtttttttaaataaaatatatttgagcaTACCTATCTGTCTTCTGTATTTCATTCATAACCATGTCATGTGCAGCTGtgctaaaaactttttttttttaatgtttttgtaattttacaattacaaccatatttcttctgtttttatCAAATTCAGTATTTGACTGTTTTTAActgaatgttttaattgtttatttttttgtgtgtgaagcgcttttgGGATCCTTCTGAGGAAAggtgtatgcatttatttttaatgtgagaATGCATCTTAACAATTTCAGCATTGAGATGAGGATATTAAAAGATGAACCTGCATCCACAGCTAATAGCTTGTTTTTGTCTGTCACTGTGGGCAAACCTTATAGATCTCTGTCCTTTCATCAGTCAGATAACCAGCTCCAATGAAGAACACATTACAGAGTACAATAAATTAACAATGCAGTGGGATTTTGGGTGCCTTTATGCAATTGTAACCTTTATGACAgttgtcaatcaatcaatcatccatccattatcattaactgcgtAATTCttacagggtcacggtgagctggagcctaacccggcagaaactgggtgcaaggcaggactacaccctggacgggacgccagtccatcgcagggcaccacacacacacacagggcaatttagagtgaccagtcaacctgaacagcatgtctttggactgtgggaggaaaccggggGAAATCCACGCGAACACAGAGAGAAAATGCaatctccacacagacagacccctgagaccggaatcgaacccaggaccctggcactgtgaggcagcagcgctgccgcccatccatcaatcaatccatcaatcaatctttattttatatagcgcctttcatagtggcacaccatcacaaagtgctttgcaaGATGCAGAAACGACAAGTTAGGGTTCAACATTAAACTTTCCAAAACCTAAATTTCATCAAAACaaggtgttaaaaaaataaaaataaaataaaaaaataaatctattttgaaaattaattattttagggCTTCGGTACATTTGCTAATATGGGGGTGCAGGTTTTATTCATTTATGAAGTgccaaactgaacaaaaaaaaaaatatatgttgtctaaattgtgttttgaaaaacaacaacaacaacaaaacgcATCTCCCAATTCAGTCTCTGCTTCAGGCCTAAGACGTGTCGATATAACAGTGACTGTCCTATTGGCTGAATTACACTCACAAACTCAAATATACACTGCGAATAATTTACAATACTACGGTTAAAAAATCAAATCACATACAATTAATATAATCTGTGGGCTGTCATAAATTCTCCctaaaatacagtagttaaacatttatattaagtGACActggcttcttcttcttcttcttcttcttcttcttcttcttcttcttcttcttcttcttcttcttcttcttcttcgtcgtcgtcgtcttcttcttcttcttcttcttcttcttcttcttcttcttcttcttcttcttcttcttcttcttcttcttcttcttcttcttcttcttcttcttcttcttcttcttcttccgtTCTTCTTTCGCTCTCTTTTCTTCTTCCTTCTTTCTACTTCTTTTCTTCGTCTTTCCTTTCCCTTCGTCGTCTCCTtctctcttcttcttctttttcttcgttttctttctttttcttctcttcttttctttctgctttctttcttcatttctttTCCTCTTCTTCTactctttcttcttttttcttcctcttctttcttctttcttcttcttttcttcctgcttcttctttcttctttctttttctctctttccTTCTTCTTCGGTTCTCCTTCTCTTCTTCGTTTTCTTCCTTTTTCCcttcttttccttttcctttctttttttcttcagataatttctctttttcttcttctttttcaggAGAAGAAGAAGCTTCTTTCTCTCCTTCTTCTTCTTTCgatcttcttcttttcttcctcCTTCTTTCTTCTAAGAagcttcttcttcttttcttcttcttttctctCCTCggcttcttttttcttcttcttcttctttctcttcttcgtcgtctttcttcttttcttctttctctcattcttcttctttctctttctcttctttcttctttgcttctttctttctcttccattttcttcttcttcgtctttcttctcttcttcttcttcttcccctTCAGCAGTTCTTGTCCTTTCGTcgctttccttctctctctcttttctttcctttttccctCTCTTcgcttttcttcttctttcttttcttcgtTTCTTGCCCCGCCCCGGTCGTCGTGGTCCTTGTCTCCTCTTGTGTTGTGATCTAAtgtttcttcttctccttcttctttcTGCCTTCTTCTCTCTTCTTCTCttctttttctgtctttttcttcTTCGTCTGTCTCTCGCTTCTCTGGTatgctcttttttcttcttcttcttcttcttcttcttcttcttcttcttcttcttcttcttcttctttcttctttcttctttcttctttcttctttcttctttcttctttcttctttcttctttcttctttcttcttctttctttttcttcgtCTTCATTTCTTTTCTGGTCTTCtcttcttctccttctcttttttcttcttcttcttcttcttcttcttcttcttcttcttcttctggtgGTTTGTTTCCAGGCTACACTGCAAGCAGCGCACCATCCACGGCGCAAGGAGGACGCTGTCAGGTTGAATTTCGGCGATATATTACATTCCTCGGGGTGGCATTCTTGTCAACatcttaaagaaagaaaaaaagaaaagcgaaAGAGAGAAACCACGACAGAGACGTTACTATCAGCGCCTGAGCCGAGTTCCTCTTCACAGAGACAAACCCAGCGCAAAGGCGAGCTGCGAGCAGGAGCAGCAACTCTCGCCTGCGGAGGCGAACATGGATTCCTTgtgaacaacaaaaaataaaaatactaggATTCATTCCCAAACAAATCGATGGATGCTATCGGGGTGTCGCTTTTGAACCCGCTGGATGACTACGAACTGATCCACCGGGTCGGGAGCGGAACTTACGGAGATGTCTTCAAGGTCAGGTGTTTAATTATTTCCAACCTCCCCCACCTTACcccaaatttaaatatataaataataacctCAACTATttgtgaattgtttattttttaaaaaaaaatgcactcttCTCTCTGTAGTGCACGGTACCTAATCGTAAACGCTTTGTGAAATCTTGTTATGGTTTCTGAATTGATTTAATGTAGCCTGTCACTAGTTCTCGTTAGTCCAGCTTCAATAAACGTTCTGTATGAATTGTTGCTTGATACGCAATTAAATTCTGTTGAAAATGCTTTCTACGTGAATTCTTCGTATTGTACTTTTTTTGTCTCTATATTATCATGTTATCTactaaagcattttaatttataaGTACTTTCAACTGTTTTTTCAGGATGTAGGCATTCCGTGCTGCAGTAAACCTCAGAGCATTTCAGTTGCGGTATCCCTGACTACCTTCCTCAGTAAATCCCAGATCCGCTTTACTGCAGCTGCTTGCACTGTTGTTTTCCTTGTATTAATCTGAAGCTTCCTATTCGAACAATCTTATATTTCTGGCTGGGTGTTTATAGCACACTCTTCCATAATTTAGGTTAGCTTAATCAGCCAACATAAGTTGTTGGCGTACCAGTTTGTTTATGTTAGCTAAGCTAGTCTGAACTGCAGGCACACAAGAGTCCCCTCTCCTTGAAGCTTTCTGGAGACTCTGAGCTAAAACAGCGCCCCCTCCTGCGACTACCTgcgggggttgggggggtgggttagggttagggttagggttagggttgaatcAGTTAATTTAATATACTGTGCCATAGTACTAACACATAATGCCATCTGGGTCTTAACTAACACTCACCCAGTTTTCAGTAAACTATTCCTTGTCATTTCTTACTCTGTGCTATTCTGTGCATGCTGATCGACTTCGTGAAGCAAcgttagttaattctgtaggacgatgcaaaacctttggccagagctgcactacaaaaggatattgctgttctagaaagagcgcaaagaagagcgaccggaattattccgggtttaaaaggcgtgtcatatgcagacaggctaaaagaattgaatctattcagtcttgaacaaagaagactacgcggcaatctgattcaagcattcagaattttattgacaatgtcgacccaagggactttttcaacctgaaaaaagaaacaaggaccaggggtcacaaatggagattagataaaggggcattcagaacagaaaataggaggcacttttttacacagaggatcgtgagggtctggaatcaactccccagtaatgttgttgaagctgacaccctgggatccttcaagaagctgcttgatgagattctgggatcaataagctactgacgaccaaacgagcaagatgggccaaaagGTCCtgtcgtttgtaacctttcttatcttcttatgaATACAATAACTGCCTTGGTTTTGCATTGGTCTTTATCACGCACTCCCAGCCttgttttggattgcatttggctataatccatTAAACCGTAAGGGTGCTGTGTGACCTGTTTATGGGTGACCAGCTCCAGAAGACCAGATTCTGTGAGTTGTATGTCCTGTCTGCTGTGATGTCATCCCGTGCACAGTGATGTCACCCCGTCCACAGTGATGTCATCCCGTGCACAGTGATGTCATCTCgtacacagaacacacagcacaattcagaacattaaaaacagcTGCTTTTAGATTTACTAGCGTGTCTGAGTTTTTGTTGTAATAAGCTTAATACTTTGCATCTAaatttatcacagtaaaatataacatggcaaaccacagtaaactgtggtaaatacacagtataactgtgggggaaaactgcaaaatgactgtggtaaTTTTCTGTAGTGAACTTTTTATAAAGGGTCTCTTATGATAAGAAAAGTCATGTCAC
Proteins encoded in this window:
- the men1 gene encoding menin — protein: DHAWVIFGKNGEETAEVTWHGKGNEDRRGQTVSAGVTERSWLYLKGSYLKCSRNMEVAFMVCSINPSIDLHTDSTELLQLQQRVCCRYPMALGSLADLEDLDPIPGRASPLSILEKAIYSAKQFYNNEHIYPYMFLAGYHYRHGEVRDALGAWAEAAMVMQDYNYFREDEEIYKEFFDVANDVIPTLLKETASVAESTEERTGAQDSQLQSAALSALQDPECFAHLLRFYDGICKWEEGSPTPVLHVGWATYLVQSLSRFDGQVRQKVSIITKEADPQDDDDQSSEDLREGRRRGPRRESKPEEPPLALPKKPGPERSSELLQRRRSVPGLRGSEREGTSQAGSPSPASPLPPPPPPGPVVSFHSEKMKGMKELLAAVKINSSAIKLQLTAQSQVQMKRQKPAPSGDYTLSFMKRQRKSL